One Coffea arabica cultivar ET-39 chromosome 5c, Coffea Arabica ET-39 HiFi, whole genome shotgun sequence DNA window includes the following coding sequences:
- the LOC113722927 gene encoding uncharacterized protein, with amino-acid sequence MPPTYLPLRWESTGDQWWYASPIDWAAANGHYDLVRELLRLDGNHLITLTSLRRIRRLETVWDDEKQFDDVARCRSLVAKKLLVECESKKGKNSLVRAGYGGWLLYTASSAGDLGFVRELLDRDPLLVFGEGEYGVTDILYAAARSKNSDVFRVLFDFAVSPRFPSSNGRELEEPIAEIPAAYKFEMLNRAIHAAARGGNLTVLKELLGDCSDVLSYRDIQGATILHAAAGRGQVEVVKDLIASFDVINSVDNQGNTALHVAASRGQLAVVESLILATPSSIYSKNNAGETFLHVAVTGFQTPGFRRLDRQIELMKQLVCGRIFDIEEIINAKNNDGRTALHLAIIGNIHSDLVELLMTARFINVNIRDMEGMTPLDILRQRPHSVSSDILAKQLISAGGIFSCQDYSTRKAIASHLRMRSIGGSPGTSFRTSDMEIFLYTGIENISDAGGSVGLSPCSTETNHHDSSLETSSTTKRKKLHTVSYAARRLKQLLHWPKMKDKRADRCKKSVGEHSICPSEGPPIPLRQRFSRPSSLPNNKRTLSVRSNLPSPSAKKKLASGLVHGVMQGIPSVNVSRRSRSSSFSKSSFSSHSSLDKQKGIQIENDIAGASCSRQIGDGDGSPSAVPKLGPINKKLMNQLLCFGGPGQSAKAPTSSGLQPYEIYERAVL; translated from the exons ATGCCTCCAACTTACCTACCGCTCCGGTGGGAGAGCACGGGGGACCAATGGTGGTATGCttctccaattgattgggcagcgGCCAATGGACATTATGACTTGGTCCGAGAGCTTCTTCGTCTTGATGGCAATCACCTTATCACCCTTACTTCCCTTAGAAGAATTCGCCGTCTTGAGACCGTGTGGGATGACGAAAAGCAGTTTGATGATGTTGCCAGGTGCCGCTCCCTGGTTGCAAAGAAGCTGCTTGTTGAGTGTGAGAGCAAGAAAGGTAAAAATTCCCTCGTCCGAGCTGGATATGGTGGATGGCTTCTCTACACTGCTTCCTCAGCTGGTGACTTGGGATTTGTCCGAGAGTTGCTTGACAGAGACCCCCTTTTAGTCTTTGGAGAAGGGGAATATGGTGTCACGGATATACTGTATGCTGCTGCCAGGAGCAAGAATTCCGATGTTTTCAGGGTTCTTTTTGACTTTGCTGTCTCCCCAAGGTTTCCTTCTAGTAATGGCAGAGAGTTGGAGGAACCAATTGCGGAGATCCCTGCTGCTTATAAGTTTGAGATGCTGAATAGAGCTATTCACGCTGCTGCTAGAGGAGGGAACTTGACTGTATTGAAGGAGCTTCTTGGTGATTGCTCAGATGTATTATCTTACAGAGATATTCAAGGTGCCACAATCCTGCACGCTGCTGCTGGTAGAGGACAGGTTGAG GTAGTCAAAGATCTTATTGCTTCCTTTGATGTAATCAATTCTGTGGACAATCAGGGGAACACAGCATTGCATGTGGCTGCTTCCAGGGGCCAACTTGCTGTTGTGGAATCTTTAATTCTTGCTACACCCTCCTCCATCTATTCCAAAAATAATGCTGGAGAAACTTTTCTGCATGTTGCTGTTACTGGTTTCCAAACTCCAGGTTTTCGCAGATTGGATCGGCAGATTGAGCTTATGAAGCAACTTGTATGTGGAAGGATATTTGACATTGAAGAGATCATCAATGCTAAAAATAATGATGGGAGAACTGCTCTTCATCTTGCTATCATTGGAAACATTCATTCTGATCTAGTGGAATTACTTATGACTGCTCGCTTTATCAATGTCAATATTCGTGATATGGAAGGAATGACCCCTCTTGATATTCTGAGGCAACGGCCACATTCTGTGTCTTCTGATATACTGGCCAAACAGTTGATATCAGCAGGTGGAATCTTCAGTTGTCAGGACTACTCAACAAGAAAAGCAATTGCATCCCATTTAAGAATGCGAAGTATTGGAGGTAGTCCTGGAACTTCCTTCAGGACCTCTGACATGGAAATATTCCTTTATACCGGCATTGAGAATATTTCAGATGCAGGTGGTAGTGTAGGCCTGAGCCCTTGTTCGACCGAGACAAACCACCATGACTCGAGTCTGGAGACCTCTAGcacaacaaaaagaaagaaactacaCACTGTAAGCTATGCAGCACGAAGGCTAAAACAGCTGCTTCACTGGCCTAAGATGAAAGACAAAAGGGCAGATCGATGCAAAAAATCAGTGGGTGAACATTCTATATGCCCCTCAGAAGGACCTCCAATTCCTCTGCGGCAGAGGTTCTCCAGGCCTTCATCACTTCCGAACAACAAGCGAACTCTTTCGGTAAGGAGTAACCTTCCAAGTCCATCAGCAAAGAAGAAACTCGCTTCTGGTCTAGTGCATGGTGTGATGCAGGGAATTCCCAGTGTCAATGTATCTCGTCGATCACGGTCAAGTTCATTTTCGAAATCGTCATTCTCCTCGCATAGCTCTTTGGATAAACAAAAAGGTATACAAATTGAGAATGATATAGCAGGAGCTTCTTGCTCCAGACAGATCGGTGATGGTGATGGATCACCAAGTGCAGTTCCCAAACTAGGGCCAATCAATAAGAAGTTGATGAACCAGTTGTTATGTTTTGGTGGCCCAGGACAATCTGCAAAAGCTCCTACTTCCAGTGGACTACAGCCATACGAGATTTATGAACGTGCTGTTCTGTAA